The nucleotide window CGAAAatatacagacagacagcgaacaTTCACCCTTTTAATACATGACACATAAATAGGAAATATAACAAGAAACCAAATAGAAATTCTTGTTTTAAGATAACTTTCAATTTAAGACTTTTACCATTTGCAGTTGGACTAACCAGTTCTAATCCAACATCTTAGGTTTTACATCCGTTAAACGGGACTAGTTAATTACAAGACTTGCTTAAATCACTATATTGGTTTATAAAAGTAGCAGATACAAGTGATCACTATGGTGATAGTCATTTctcaaacttataaaaaataatgggtAAACGCTGGCAATAAATGTGCCCAAAATGGCATCTCTTGTCGGATTGTCAGATTTCAAAAAACTAGTGTGTATTAATAATACACATTGTTCTAATAAGAAAGagagattattttgtaaaaaaatgtgggACATAAGGTGTTACAAATAGTAGGATTTTTACGCTAATAGTGAGGTACGCAGATATCTACTTCGCTTACTTTATCAAAAACTTAACATCTTTCTTGTACGTACAccagtcatattattattctaaaattacATTCCAATTTtcattgtacattttatttgtcaCTTAAATTGCATTTCTAAGTACCCGTACATCCTGTTCCTTAATCCTAATTGGCAATCATATTGGCATTGTAAATGGATAACACTATTCCTTTCCTATTGTGTAAAATTTCTATGAAGGATGCTCCCCATTGCCTGGGATCTAACGCAACTgggaaaatataacaaaacgcTACAATGCAATAGTTTTCTTCAAATTTAAACTCCTTAGCTCCCGTTATACTTTAAAGATCAATATACTCGTAATTTGCGGCATAGAATTATTTTACATTCTTACTCATAAGTACCGAGACTCCTTATTGACGATGTAATCGGGTCAAAAATGTTGTTAGTTAAAGTCTACTTATGGAGCATTGCAAAAATTTGCATTGCACTCGAGAATATTCCagttatacttataatatatatcaaCAGAATTTGAGAGTAGGTTAATAtagaatctaaattaaatactgTGGCTATAATAGTTCTCATTCTACTTAATTCGCATCATTTTAGAACGCCGCGGCAGTGGTTTCATAAGTTTAAATTGAACATTCACAATTCAAATTCATGGTATATGATGCATGAAATTAATTACGCGAGTGAAAACTACACCTAGCGTTTCGGGAAACATGCTGTAATGTACGAAAACTAAAGTAAAACTCCCAAACTTATATTGAATCGCTGTTTCGATGAATTGAGCGGTAACTACGGAGTTTGAGAATTGTTGTGGAGCAAAGCAATGCTTTAATCTAATGTAATGCTGAGTGCACAGGAGTTCTAGGTTTAATTGGAACTCCGCCGTGAAAATCTCTTGCAATATGTGCGTGGAAATTCATGGCACAATTATTCAGGTCTTCGGTTGATACCTTTGTTGCTCTGATGTATTGCTCTCAGGTGTCGCCTGATTTACCTCAAAGGGTTATATTGTTCGGGTACGATCTGATAGGCGTTTCTTAAACAATGTCGTTAACAAACGATCGAGCGATACTACTGAGGATTAAGTGATTGGTTGCAGGAATTAGATCCGATACTGGATGCAATCCGAACTAAGTTTTGATTGCGTTCTGAATTTGATCCATTTGTATCTTGAGCTCCGTGATAGTTTCATAATgttatgattttattagcaaAGGGCCCTTTCACGGAGATAAGACATTAGTTCTAAACAGTAACATTTTATaaggaacaataaaaaatttgatcgttttaaaacagttttattcaaatcaaaaGTAACAAAGTAACTACGTCGTTAGCTTAACTAACTAACAATCGACCGGAATGACACAATAacgtaataataatgataaatcaAATACCTTGTTCTCAGCCAATTAGCGTTGATGTATTAATATTTGAGTGATGTACGGCTAGGTTATTCGGTGTCCACTTGCAACCGATCGATGTTCAGTTATGATCACAAAGATGGTTTGATGGTTGCTTAGAAGCCGACTCaattcacaatatattttttcgtataTCTCTGTTGCTCAGAGCTGAGTGGTCTAAGCACAcgccttccacgcaagtggccCGGGGTTTAAACCCAAGCTAATAAAAGCCaatatcttttataattaaaaataatttctacttgttctaacagtgaaggaaagcATCGAAATGAAATGCATACTTGACAGTTCTTTAAAAAGCTTTTGAGGGATGTTAATTCCCCAACTGGGTTATAGgcggaatttaaaaaaaaaataggtttaccATCGAATTTACTAACTAAAAAGTATACGCTGTCATTCAGTCAATCTTGAATTATGAATAAGTACCTTGATATAATAGTTGAAgtttaagattattttgaaGAGGCAAATCaaacatttagtttttgttCTGTTTAAGGTGGTATAGAAAATATGTTGTTTAGACATTTGTGCTCCTGACTGCACAGTATGTAGTCTGTTTTATAAGCCTTTGATGCGACGTTGGTGTTTCATCCTTGTTAGCAGGGATTAAATGATACAGACTAAATGATACGGACTAAAAGAATTATGCGCATACGGTTATTAGTGTCAATTAACGTGGAATAAATAGCCGCCATGTTGGTttcatttgttataattaattgaaaataattgagTTTATGTTTAATACGTCAACGTTTGTAAGACTGacggttttattaaaaaataatatgttagaaAAGGAAAGCCTTTGTCTGTTCTGTAACTATGAATAAACAGATATAGGAATAGTCTTCTTATCGAGTATTTGACATGCCGTCAGATGTTAAGACTTAGTTTTCGGGCCATTTACATGCTAGGCGTTAATcaagttacaattttttttttactttagaacaaaattttgACGGTACCTTCATAAATAGATAGGCCAGATTTTCAAACCAAGTGACTTGacgtaaattataaaacaatgaacCTTACGATTTACATAGTATTAAATGAACTTTCTGTAGATAGATATAAAATCTTACAGTTTGTTATCGGCGTTTCGATATCCCATTTCTATGCATCTCTTGGTATTGAAGCTATTCACTATAGACTACAAAATTAAAGGTCAATAATCCAATTATTGGTTTATCTAGTACAAACCGCATGGACTGGAAGCATTGGTATTACACAAATAGAACTATTGTCGTTAGATAGTTAAACAAAGAATGTCAAAATAAGtcatgaaaatttttttttcttaataattttccTGACAATCGATTGTCTCATTTGTTAGATACGAAATCAAAACAAGTATTCGATCAAGCGTTGTCAAACACATAGTTAATTAACTGACGTAAGCcgtgatttaatttatttagactATTATTTGGGCTAATCGTTTCCGACAAACGGCGTACATCTGGCAGTTTGCTTACTAACGTCAAACTGCCGTAAAACTGGACAATAAACTGTACAGACTTAATCACGGCTATctttaaaaaccaaacaaaCTGACAGAATAAAAACTCTTATGTATCGAAGCGTTAGTTAACCATAGTGCAGTTGTGTAacgttttttaaaacaattatattctAATTTCAATTGTAATTTGGAACGCATTCGCTAACGTGTTACTTGACGTTTAAATTTAGAACTCGTTGGTGCGGTATTTTCGGAAGTATTTAATctatgtaattgttaatttactATGCGTGTGTGCAATTCAATTATGTTCTCGGCAGGCGTTTGCGTCGCGTTCGAATGCAAAGTTGCaagtgaatatttttaaaggattttacCCGATTTGTACCCGACGTGAAGAAAATTAGGTACTTTTAGATTTTCATTGCGTTTGAAACCCGTttgtactataaatatatagtgatggatagttttaaaaattaaacagcgATTTTTTTCTTCTGCGAGTTGCCCGGCTTTGCGTATGTAGTAGTGGCTGTGCGTTTGTATCGTATAATAATAGTCTGGTTTGTTTACAGCTTTTATTCACGTTTTGCTATATTGGATTAACGTTCGCTGATACATGTAGGAGTGAGTATTGTCTGTGACTTGTTGTTGTGGTACAGCATGGTGTATTGTCCTTCCCGCTTCTGTATTTTCAAACTAAAAGTGTCTTTCCACAGCCGTCCTTTGTCTCACACTTTAAACTGCTTCTACTTTCGGGAAATAACTCAAAAATCTACttatattgttaaataatatatttattatctgtaaaaaaacgcctcttaataaaaaaaaattcacgggcgtattttttttttcattcactCTTTGGTACATTTTATCAGCCAGTATCACGGTTTGTGTGTGAGTCTCGATCAATCTCGGTGATTGAAACGGGAGACATTGAAACTGGATAAAACTAACGTTTTAAATATCGATGGTTTAACACTTTTATTCTTCTGTTACTTCGATATCATCTAAAACACACTTCAATCATAAAAAGAGGTGTAAGACTGACATATAGGTCAGCTGTAAATGCGACctgaataaagtttttatatcgaTAAACTGACCTGAAATAAGAAGCTTATTCGCAACTAGGCCTTCtacgtgttttatttatacttgaaATATGAAAGCACTTTGAAACAAGTTTTTGATACCATTTGattagtgatttttttattagataaattttaacaaaatcatatTTCATCTTAGTGATACGGTGTTtagaaaagtgtttttattaacttaatagTAGATGGTAATGGGTAATTTAATAGCTAAGCAACCGTTGTTTGCGATCAAgctgtattaataataatcgcAATCGTAAGGGTTTTGTTACTTCAATCAAAAGACAAAACACTTTAACTATTCAGAGCTTACGCGTCGTTTAATAATGATGTAGCgttatcaatatatttaaaaatatgatagcTTTGTGAAATTAGgcattgaagtatttttttcaaatgcatttgtttcaataaataataaaatgagcTTTGCATTTGCGCACGCGTTGAAATCTTTAACTCTGAGAAGTAGTTATGGCTCATTTAATGTTAGTCAAAGttattacacttatttattcatttaattattataagttaggATTCAAGAATCAATGTTTGCTACACTAATGGGTTGACTGACTGACTAGTAGTAAAGATGTTGTAACAAATTATGTTGTATGAACTTTCGAATTCGTTCATCTCTAATGTACCATATTGTCCTTTAGGGCGGTTCCGCGATGCTTTCGACGGGGCCGTCGTACCTCACCATGGGGAACGTCACTAGGATGTATTCCCCGGTGACCCTCAGCGCTGAGTGGCCGACCTTGGGCCGGCTGCTCTTCATGGTAATATGCTCATGTCTCGGCACCACCATCAACGGATTCTTCGTGGCCGCCTTCTTCGTGGAGCGGCCATTGAAGCGAGTCGGTAAGTTCATGGTTAGATTTGCTATTCGCGATGGTCTTTTCTCGGCGAATATCTTATTTCAAGGTGTACCGCTCAAGGGTTCGGTGTTTCAAGTGTGTGTGTTGTCTCGCAGGGAACGTGTTCCTGGCATGCGTTGGATTATCGGACCTGATTGTAACGACTGCCGTAATGCCTATATCAGCTGTAGTTCTACTCTCCGGCGAGTGGGACACGCTACCTGTCTGCCACATTCTCCAGTTCCTCATGCAAGCCTCAACATACTCCTACAGTATGTTTTTCGGGGTAAGTTTATTgttagaaatatgttattatttccaTTATTCAAGGGTTTGTAAGGACATACTAACGATGGCTAGAAAAGACAGAGAAAGATTTCTAGCTGGAGCACATAAAATGTAATTCGGTcggctaaaatatttaaatttactgAATACATCGAGGAACCGTCCAGAAGTAATATTGTTTCACACTGCACCAATCTCCATCAAATCTTTTCTCTCCAAACCCTTTTGTTTATCTGTCAATTTCAcgttaacttattatttatcatctaaaaattccttttttgtttattggaTGATAAACTGCAAGTTGTTAGCTTTTATTGTTACACTTATTGCACAGTATATTAGAATGTTTAAATAGAAAATTCAAAAAGTCCCATACTAAAATTGGCAGATAAATAGGAATCTTTAGTTAATAAAAGCAGCGGTAGAAGAGATTACATAGGAAATTAATTTGCAGCTTGTTGGACTCGAGACCTACTACAGACTTTGCAAGACATCCGGCGAATATGAGGCGTTCATGAACATGAGGATTGGCTTAATGTCTATTATGGTGTTTATCATCGGTTTCACGACTGCTGGCTTCGGGGTGTACATGCACTTAGATTATGACTATTGCCAGCGTCTACACGTAGGTGACTTTAACTTCCGATGCGCTACCTCTGTTATACTCCACGGCATTCCTTTCCTACTCGCTGTTTACGGCTTGTTCTGCGGTCTCCTCCGCGTTCGTCGTCGCGCTCGCGAGCATGTTCAATACAAGCGCTCCCAGCAGTTCGAACGGGATAATTCAACTACTCATCTGAATTTAATCGCTTATCTTTTCTACGTGATTGCTTGGATTCCTTACTTGGTGGTGGTTAACGAGTTCCCAACCACAAGTGACAACAAATACTATCAAAGCGCCTGGATTGCAGTTTGCCGCTCAGTGTTGACTAGTTTTCTGTATAGTTCCCTAAATAGGAACTTTAGGCACGCGTTTGCTCATTTGTTCTACTATTGCTGCTGCAAGAGCACGCTCGGTGGCTCCTTCAACAGCCGCCACAGGCGGGCTCTGGAGTACAAGCCGGCGACCGGGGACGTTCGGGTCCACATCATGCATCAGGCCGTTAACATGTCCACCCCCCAGCGAGCTGCTTCTTCGTCGCGCGAGACGCAAGAATTATGATTACCTATCGGCTTTGAAACGGTGTACGTAATGGAAGCGTTCGAATTCGACGATTTTGACTTCTAAACGGATGCACGATACACTTTAGGTTAATATGAGAGTGACGATCTGCGATAATGAGAACTTTCTAGTCAAGATTTTTGAGATCTTTTACATGATCA belongs to Anticarsia gemmatalis isolate Benzon Research Colony breed Stoneville strain chromosome Z, ilAntGemm2 primary, whole genome shotgun sequence and includes:
- the LOC142986658 gene encoding histamine H2 receptor-like, with amino-acid sequence MLSTGPSYLTMGNVTRMYSPVTLSAEWPTLGRLLFMVICSCLGTTINGFFVAAFFVERPLKRVGNVFLACVGLSDLIVTTAVMPISAVVLLSGEWDTLPVCHILQFLMQASTYSYSMFFGLVGLETYYRLCKTSGEYEAFMNMRIGLMSIMVFIIGFTTAGFGVYMHLDYDYCQRLHVGDFNFRCATSVILHGIPFLLAVYGLFCGLLRVRRRAREHVQYKRSQQFERDNSTTHLNLIAYLFYVIAWIPYLVVVNEFPTTSDNKYYQSAWIAVCRSVLTSFLYSSLNRNFRHAFAHLFYYCCCKSTLGGSFNSRHRRALEYKPATGDVRVHIMHQAVNMSTPQRAASSSRETQEL